One Vicia villosa cultivar HV-30 ecotype Madison, WI unplaced genomic scaffold, Vvil1.0 ctg.001763F_1_1, whole genome shotgun sequence DNA segment encodes these proteins:
- the LOC131636510 gene encoding uncharacterized protein LOC131636510 isoform X2 — protein MVRPTGCIEEEPVTLSEKVLPIFDGTEDAYWWLIQLDRYFEANRWISEKMKVDWVTLFALRGEASLWWYSWKKNHQSATWKEFEMAFIKNFIPDLWDMLEVAEDEENQGDDHILTENNEESKNSGVESVIEEDQMLVDKRNEEEEISTTDWCKGTDVKGLTLETKKMQEPLRSMAIFLNMDITGSKEVKEFKGCVESGRFEKINVSSTMVERVCAHKSYLRIEITIEADIRRTICNGTTAANLATPTDQNKIKLDNTLFSEETTKAARC, from the coding sequence ATGGTCCGACCTACCGGATGCATCGAGGAAGAGCCAGTGACGTTGTCGGAGAAGGTACTTCCAATCTTTGATGGAACGGAAGACGCTTACTGGTGGCTGATCCAGTTGGATCGGTACTTTGAAGCCAACCGCTGGATTTCAGAAAAGATGAAAGTAGACTGGGTGACTCTGTTTGCATTGAGAGGAGAAGCTTCTTTATGGTGGTATTCTTGGAAGAAAAACCATCAAAGTGCAACAtggaaggaatttgaaatggccTTTATCAAGAATTTCATCCCAGATCTGTGGGATATGCTTGAAGTTGCAGAGGATGAGGAGAACCAGGGCGATGACCACATTCTAACTGAAAATAATGAGGAGTCAAAGAATAGTGGTGTTGAATCGGTGATAGAGGAAGACCAGATGTTAGTTGACAAGAGGAATGAAGAAGAGGAGATCTCAACTACGGATTGGTGCAAAGGAACCGACGTCAAAGGATTAACCCTTGAAACTAAGAAGATGCAAGAACCACTACGGTCAATGGCGATATTTCTCAATATGGATATCACAGGAAGCAAGGAAGTGAAAGAATTCAAAGGGTGTGTTGAATCAGGAAGGTTTGAGAAGATAAACGTATCAAGCACAATGGTGGAGAGAGTATGTGCACATAAATCATACTTGAGAATTGAGATCACCATTGAAGCCGACATACGCCGGACGATTTGTAACGGCACTACCGCGGCGAATCTTGCAACCCCCACCGAtcaaaacaagatcaagctgGACAATACCCTCTTTAGTGAGGAAACCACCAAAGCCGCCAGATGTTAA
- the LOC131636510 gene encoding uncharacterized protein LOC131636510 isoform X1, with amino-acid sequence MMMGVEGENNRKSRKKGVKVSYDRLDNYRSKFDNDTIDSSSLKDSIIFSFSQKESHRKLYCAAKKIQRAWGSTMVGEMPKTVPPHLKQSIAVHRIVTMPSLQNELRWVLMMENPGRVKEGDRRANLSLGKLGEFFNLMGLTQVVDSYGVQEKWVCSIWDPTPETPLENWEKNCVDQICCVFPLPLTRAFIEVLHFNTIGEKYPSVPYSTRNGRNTLLSALQMVTYAIAKWVYNHVKVLSALQMSIYATAKWVHTLDGSWNSLLPSLHGKSQFQYRKFEKAMKQSSTYVLFTQYLSIFRGLLDTLKSFISYFMDMEANHVTYEESLFQYTNYQSAHLQHESMINEYMCSSLTAIYLVRAANFVLLFGNSITNGVDMMLESIGDATIVRLEASTKLVIQVNRVVAMDEGLFPQQVEKSSRLRCKCRAGEIVWVVQRVETGSSTSEQWDPGGRTLIFNYCTRRVFRRTTMGQFLFQWKRMFFHDWVNIPTVQINHMCFLKPTIGGCVYGAAPGFKIWEFEWQQQFVATFIVLLKYRIYGKCSGPNHTRIQYYEYTNVSAPTREEASSGTAEFIKQPKSLFNTAGYNKAAATGK; translated from the coding sequence ATGATGATGGGAGTCGAAGGGGAAAACAATCGTAAGTCTCGCAAAAAAGGGGTGAAGGTGAGTTACGACCGCTTAGATAATTATAGGTCTAAGTTTGACAATGACACCATCGATTCTTCATCTCTGAAGGATTCAATCATCTTTTCCTTTTCTCAAAAAGAATCACACCGAAAACTATACTGTGCAGCGAAGAAGATTCAAAGGGCATGGGGCTCCACCATGGTCGGAGAAATGCCTAAGACAGTCCCTCCACACTTGAAACAGTCAATTGCCGTCCACCGTATAGTTACGATGCCATCACTGCAGAACGAGTTACGTTGGGTGCTTATGATGGAGAATCCGGGTCGAGTGAAAGAGGGTGATAGAAGGGCAAACTTGTCTTTAGGTAAGTTGGGTGAATTCTTTAATTTAATGGGTCTGACCCAAGTTGTTGATAGTTATGGGGTTCAAGAAAAATGGGTTTGTAGTATATGGGACCCAACCCCAGAAACACCACTTGAGAATTGGGAAAAAAATTGTGTTGACCAAATATGTTGTGTTTTCCCATTGCCCCTAACTAGAGCCTTTATAGAAGTATTGCATTTCAATACTATTGGGGAAAAATATCCTTCAGTTCCATACTCCACAAGAAATGGAAGAAATACTCTTTTAAGTGCCTTACAGATGGTTACATATGCTATTGCCAAGTGGGTATATAACCATGTCAAGGTACTAAGTGCTTTACAGATGTCTATCTATGCTACTGCCAAGTGGGTACATACCTTGGATGGTTCATGGAATTCTTTGCTCCCATCATTGCATGGTAAGTCCCAATTTCAATATAGAAAATTTGAGAAGGCAATGAAGCAATCCTCCACATATGTTTTGTTCACTCAATATCTCTCAATTTTTCGGGGGCTACTTGATACACTTAAAAGCTTTATTTCCTACTTCATGGATATGGAAGCAAATCATGTAACCTATGAAGAAAGTTTATTCCAATACACAAATTATCAGAGTGCACACCTACAACATGAGTCCATGATAAATGAGTATATGTGCTCTTCCCTCACTGCCATTTACTTGGTTAGAGCTGcaaattttgttttgttgtttggaAACTCTATAACAAATGGTGTTGACATGATGCTGGAGAGTATAGGAGATGCAACCATAGTTAGGCTGGAAGCATCAACTAAGCTTGTTATTCAAGTGAATCGGGTTGTTGCGATGGATGAGGGTCTATTTCCTCAGCAAGTTGAAAAAAGTAGCAGGCTACGATGCAAATGTAGAGCGGGGGAAATTGTTTGGGTGGTTCAAAGGGTTGAAACCGGATCATCAACCTCTGAACAGTGGGACCCAGGTGGAAGGACCCTAATTTTCAACTATTGTACAAGGAGAGTTTTTAGAAGAACTACCATGGGTCAATTTTTATTTCAGTGGAAAAGAATGTTTTTTCATGATTGGGTCAATATCCCCACCGTTCAGATCAATCATATGTGTTTTCTTAAACCCACCATTGGAGGATGTGTTTATGGGGCAGCACCAGGTTTTAAAATCTGGGAGTTTGAATGGCAGCAACAGTTCGTTGCAACTTTTATTGTGTTGCTCAAGTATAGGATCTATGGAAAATGTTCAGGCCCAAACCACACAAGAATTCAATACTATGAGTACACAAATGTCTCAGCACCAACAAGGGAGGAAGCCTCTAGTGGAACAGCAGAGTTTATCAAGCAACCAAAATCTCTGTTCAATACTGCAGGTTATAACAAGGCAGCAGCTACTGGAAAGTGA
- the LOC131636510 gene encoding uncharacterized protein LOC131636510 isoform X3, protein MEFIAKGWNALKEVDRVIDYCELNDRRLIPLLNTAKENFELALEADNTNTHARYWLSRLHMKYHVPGANKAVAAALLVEAADMGDADAQYALGCHLRVENDDVHSDQQAFYYLEKAVDQLHPDALYLLGAVYLTGDCVKKDIASALWCFHRASEKGHAGAAIAYGSLLLKGVKIPESIIKFSLKRGPVAQKRGKSKESIAIDPVEMAKEKFQIAAKAGCDLGLKWLARLEEEEKRLLTQEF, encoded by the exons ATGGAGTTCATTGCCAAAGGCTGGAATGCTTTGAAGGAGGTTGATAGAGTCATTGATTATTGTGAGCTCAATGATAGGCGTCTCATCCCTCTTCTTAAT ACTGCAAAGGAGAATTTTGAGCTTGCTTTGGAGGCGGATAACACCAATACTCATGCTAGGTATTGGCTGTCCAGATTGCATATGAAATACCATGTTCCTGGAGCTAATAAGGCTGT CGCGGCAGCATTATTGGTAGAAGCGGCAGATATGGGTGATGCTGATGCACAATATGCACTGGGTTGTCATTTAAGAGTAGAG AATGATGATGTCCATTCAGATCAACAAGCTTTCTATTATTTGGAGAAAGCTGTGGACCAG TTGCATCCAGATGCTCTTTACCTTTTGGGTGCTGTATATTTGACTGGCGACTGTGTTAAGAAAGATATTGCTTCGGCGTTATGGTGTTTCCATAGGGCATCAGAGAAG GGTCATGCTGGGGCAGCTATTGCATATGGTTCTCTTCTTCTTAAAG GTGTCAAAATTCCGGAATCAATAATAAAATTCAGTTTGAAGAGAGGCCCAGTTGCTCAAAAGCGAGGAAAGAGCAAAGAAAGTATTGCAATTGATCCAGTAGAGATGGCAAAAGAAAAATTTCAGATAGCTGCAAAAGCAGGATGTGATCTTGGACTCAAATGGCTTGCAAGGTTAGAGGAGGAAGAGAAGCGGTTACTCACCcaagaattttaa
- the LOC131636511 gene encoding expansin-A20 has protein sequence MGALQSTLLYLILLHSFNIVAYKDQEWSKATATYAKDTEGSLITEGACGYGDLHRASYGKHSVGLSTILFNRGSTCGACYEIRCVDHILWCVLGSPSVIVTATDFCPPNYGLSVDYGGWCNFPRQHFEMSLPAFSEISKRYADIIPVQYRRVKCERSGGLKFTMSGSSHFYQVLITNVGLEGEVFAVKVKGSRTGWIPMARNWGMNWHCNVNLQHQPLSFEVTSSTGKTLTSYNVAPSNWQFGQTYQGKQF, from the exons ATGGGTGCTCTTCAGTCCACACTTCTCTACTTGATTTTGTTACATTcattcaacattgttgcttataaggATCAAGAATGGAGCAAAGCCACTGCAACATATGCCAAAGACACAGAGGGATCCCTCATTACAG AAGGAGCTTGTGGTTACGGAGATCTTCACAGAGCTAGCTATGGAAAACACAGTGTTGGGTTAAGCACAATTTTGTTCAACAGAGGGAGTACATGCGGGGCTTGCTATGAGATCAGATGTGTTGACCATATCTTGTGGTGTGTGCTTGGAAGCCCTTCTGTAATAGTTACTGCCACCGATTTCTGTCCTCCTAATTATGGTCTCTCAGTTGATTATGGTGGCTGGTGTAACTTTCCAAGACAACATTTTGAGATGTCACTGCCTGCATTTTCTGAAATTTCCAAAAGATATGCCGATATTATTCCGGTTCAGTATAGAAG AGTCAAGTGTGAAAGAAGTGGTGGGTTGAAATTCACAATGAGTGGAAGTTCTCATTTCTATCAAGTCCTAATCACTAATGTGGGGCTAGAAGGTGAAGTGTTTGCTGTGAAAGTGAAAGGATCTAGAACAGGATGGATACCAATGGCAAGGAATTGGGGAATGAATTGGCACTGCAATGTCAACCTTCAACATCAGCCTTTGTCCTTTGAGGTAACCAGCAGCACTGGAAAAACACTCACATCTTACAATGTAGCACCATCCAACTGGCAATTTGGACAGACATATCAAGGAAAACAATTTTAA